In the Arachis hypogaea cultivar Tifrunner chromosome 20, arahy.Tifrunner.gnm2.J5K5, whole genome shotgun sequence genome, TCACCACGAATCACTGGTCATGGTTCAAGCACATGGAGAACATTGTTGAAAACTCACTTTCCGCAGAAAAATTCACTGGTGGCGACGAGAATAAGACCATTGTCACCTCTACTGCGAGAAACTCCTCTCGACAACCGAAAAGTTTGGTTATATAagttttttatatttgaaaactgagtttcgttaattatttaacattaacTTCACGGCATGACTATATTGaagctaaataaaacttttttgaatttaaataggacactttaaactttaGGAACAAAAACATAATTAGGCCCAAACTTAAAAgactaatttagtactttactcttttacaaaatataaaattattattgaatataatataatttaaattctaAGATATAcaatcttataaaataaaatataaaagtgtACCTAATAATGCATATAGAATAGCTCTTATTAGTgcatttattttgtatatatatgccAGCTGCATTGTGATTCTATAGTAGTGCCAAATAGTTGGACAAAATTATTGCTactatttaattatattgataattcCACCATCGAAGGGCACTAAGTAATTTACAATTGTAACAAAATTAAAGGGGGTAATACAGCATTGATCCAACTATAAAAGAGGTGCTACAAGAGCATGTTTATGCACTCTACCAAATTCTTACATTATTTCTTCCTATATAGTAGTAGTATTGATAAACTTAATTGTTTTCCTTAGATCCCTATAATATCATAACATTATTTTGTTTGGTCTCTACATGTTATATTGGTGTACTAGTAATAAAAATGGGCATAACAGAAGCATGTTCAAGGTTCATTGTTGACTTCTTGCAAGCATTCAAACACTCATCACCACCAAGCTCAATTCATGATGAGCTTGATCACAATCACCATAGCCCTGATTGCAAGCCCCAGAATTCGCTAAAGCTCGATGACAACACGGTTCGCGCCCTCATGACTGTGTTTGGCATGCAAAACAATGGAAGaatcaagaaagaaaatgctAGAAGAGTTGTGGAGAAGCTTGGTTTGGTGCATGACAAAGATAATAACAACAAGGCCTCATCATCACCATCAAGATTTGAGCTTCATGGTGATGGTGGATTGTTGGAGGGCGATGAAGTGCCGGTAGAAGAGGTTCTTGGTGATTTGGAGGACATGTCAAAGCGCAATGAGCTCTTGCATGAAGCATTCAAGATCTTTGATGAGGATGGAGATGGTTACATTGATGCAATGGAGTTGAAGAGGGTGCTAGATTGTCTTGGTTTGGATAAAGGTTGGGACATGAACACAATTGAGAAGATGGTTAAGGTTGTTGATTTGAATCTTGATGGCAAGGTTGACTTTGGTGAGTTTGAGTTGATGATGGGATAGCCTTAGCTAGCATATTATTCTTAATGTTCAttcatttctattttatctttttttaaaaaataggacTAGTTGTTGAGCTACCAATtgtaaatcaatatttatttcaGCATTTTCTCTAATGaacctttttttctccttttaataaattattctgaCATCGATATTATACATAACACTTTATTTTGTGACAACTATACTAActtctttaaaagaaaaaatcaacCATGTGGTGGAGGAGATCATCAAGATCCTGCTGATAGAGACCccaaatcaaattgtttccaTGTTTTCAATTGCTTTATTGTTTCTCTAATAACGAGTGTTCAAAAATGCTAAATTTTATTGGAGTCTTGAAATTATAGCAACTTGAAATAGTTGGAATATATATATGGCATCTTGGCAAAGGTTGGATGTTAGTTGCTATTTTTCAATGAGAAGTGGATAAAGCAATCAAGTCCCTTTATACAGAAGAAAGAAATACATCAAGAAAGGACACACTATTTTAATGAGCATAATCCACAAAGGAAATGTATCCAAAATACAATAACAATGTAACCTACATATACAATCTAATTGGAACAGACATACAAAATATAAAGTTGGATCTAATTGGACCCTACACAAATCCTAGTAGTGAGCATAACAAACTCTTACTGCTGCCAGATGTTCATGGAGTTTAGAG is a window encoding:
- the LOC112783302 gene encoding calmodulin-like protein 2, whose protein sequence is MGITEACSRFIVDFLQAFKHSSPPSSIHDELDHNHHSPDCKPQNSLKLDDNTVRALMTVFGMQNNGRIKKENARRVVEKLGLVHDKDNNNKASSSPSRFELHGDGGLLEGDEVPVEEVLGDLEDMSKRNELLHEAFKIFDEDGDGYIDAMELKRVLDCLGLDKGWDMNTIEKMVKVVDLNLDGKVDFGEFELMMG